Proteins from a genomic interval of Quercus lobata isolate SW786 chromosome 11, ValleyOak3.0 Primary Assembly, whole genome shotgun sequence:
- the LOC115969423 gene encoding cytochrome P450 84A1-like isoform X2, giving the protein MIIISLYLFLIFLLLSRKHCCYPPGPKGLPIIGNMSMVAQLTHRGLAQLAKQYGGLMHLRMGLHDMVVVSTPDMAREVLQGQDSVFANRSSSFVATYLSYNRADMSFANYGPFWRQMRKICVMKLFSRKRVETWDSVGDEINKMVQAVATKTGSPTDLSKVASSLTSHITYKAAFGTNSREGEEGQFETILQEFSKLFAEFNVADFIPWLSWIYTKDLKRRLVNVRGALDVFIDKLIDEHLAKKSNKNSKDENEAAATDMVDELVSFLDEGADHENIKSTDSLSTFKLNRDNIKGLIMDIMIGGTETVASVIEWAMTELMKNPEELKKVQEELSNVVGLCRRVQDSDLENLTYLKCTLKETLRLHPPIPLVFHETAKDTMLAGYLIPARWSVVINTWAIGRDKTAWDEPNAFKPSRFLEPGAKDFKGNDFEFIPFGSGRRSCPGMQLGFYVLEKCVAELVHCFTWELHGGMKGSEIDMSDNFGLTTPKAIPLVVVPSYRLECAL; this is encoded by the exons CTATCTAGAAAACACTGTTGTTACCCACCAGGCCCAAAAGGGTTACCTATCATCGGCAACATGTCGATGGTGGCCCAATTGACTCACCGTGGTCTAGCCCAGCTTGCTAAGCAATATGGTGGGCTCATGCATCTCAGAATGGGCCTGCATGACATGGTGGTCGTATCCACTCCGGACATGGCCCGTGAAGTCCTCCAGGGCCAAGATAGTGTCTTCGCGAACCGATCCTCAAGCTTCGTAGCTACATACCTAAGCTATAATCGGGCCGACATGTCCTTTGCCAATTACGGCCCATTTTGGCGTCAAATGCGTAAGATATGTGTCATGAAGCTCTTTAGCCGTAAACGAGTCGAGACTTGGGACTCTGTAGGAGACGAGATCAACAAGATGGTCCAAGCCGTTGCGACTAAAACTGGGTCTCCCACTGATCTCTCTAAGGTGGCTTCAAGTCTTACCAGCCACATTACCTATAAGGCAGCGTTTGGTACCAACTCACGTGAAGGAGAAGAGGGCCAATTTGAAACCATTTTGCAAGAATTCTCGAAGCTTTTCGCGGAGTTTAATGTTGCGGATTTTATACCATGGTTGAGTTGGATATATACAAAAGATTTAAAGAGAAGACTGGTTAATGTAAGAGGGGCACTTGACGTGTTCATTGATAAGCTCATAGATGAACACTTGGCCAAAAAGAGCAACAAGAATAGCAAGGATGAGAATGAAGCTGCAGCTACAGATATGGTGGATGAACTAGTAAGTTTCCTTGATGAAGGTGCTGATCATGAGAACATCAAGTCCACGGACTCGCTATCCACCTTTAAGCTCAATAGAGATAACATCAAAGGTCTTATCATG GATATAATGATTGGTGGAACAGAAACTGTTGCTTCAGTGATTGAGTGGGCGATGACAGAGCTAATGAAGAACCCAGAAGAGCTCAAGAAGGTCCAAGAAGAGCTCTCAAATGTTGTAGGCTTGTGCCGTAGAGTCCAAGACTCCGACCTCGAAAACCTCACGTATCTCAAGTGCACACTCAAAGAAACTCTCCGTCTCCACCCTCCAATCCCCCTCGTCTTCCATGAGACCGCCAAGGATACCATGTTAGCCGGGTATTTGATTCCAGCTCGCTGGAGCGTGGTGATCAACACGTGGGCTATTGGGCGGGACAAGACGGCGTGGGATGAGCCAAACGCATTCAAGCCCTCAAGGTTTTTGGAACCAGGTGCTAAGGATTTTAAGGGAAATGATTTTGAGTTTATTCCTTTTGGGTCAGGAAGGAGGTCTTGCCCAGGCATGCAACTAGGGTTTTATGTATTAGAGAAGTGTGTGGCTGAGCTTGTTCATTGTTTTACTTGGGAGTTACATGGGGGGATGAAAGGTAGTGAGATTGATATGAGTGATAATTTTGGACTCACTACTCCAAAAGCTATTCCTCTTGTTGTGGTGCCGAGTTATCGCCTAGAGTGTGCACTTTGA
- the LOC115969423 gene encoding cytochrome P450 84A1-like isoform X1: MESPIQNSAVFFFLPSLLCIMVFLFQLSRKHCCYPPGPKGLPIIGNMSMVAQLTHRGLAQLAKQYGGLMHLRMGLHDMVVVSTPDMAREVLQGQDSVFANRSSSFVATYLSYNRADMSFANYGPFWRQMRKICVMKLFSRKRVETWDSVGDEINKMVQAVATKTGSPTDLSKVASSLTSHITYKAAFGTNSREGEEGQFETILQEFSKLFAEFNVADFIPWLSWIYTKDLKRRLVNVRGALDVFIDKLIDEHLAKKSNKNSKDENEAAATDMVDELVSFLDEGADHENIKSTDSLSTFKLNRDNIKGLIMDIMIGGTETVASVIEWAMTELMKNPEELKKVQEELSNVVGLCRRVQDSDLENLTYLKCTLKETLRLHPPIPLVFHETAKDTMLAGYLIPARWSVVINTWAIGRDKTAWDEPNAFKPSRFLEPGAKDFKGNDFEFIPFGSGRRSCPGMQLGFYVLEKCVAELVHCFTWELHGGMKGSEIDMSDNFGLTTPKAIPLVVVPSYRLECAL, encoded by the exons ATGGAATCCCCTATACAAAATTCAGCcgtgtttttctttcttccctcTTTGTTATGTATCATGGTTTTCTTGTTTCAGCTATCTAGAAAACACTGTTGTTACCCACCAGGCCCAAAAGGGTTACCTATCATCGGCAACATGTCGATGGTGGCCCAATTGACTCACCGTGGTCTAGCCCAGCTTGCTAAGCAATATGGTGGGCTCATGCATCTCAGAATGGGCCTGCATGACATGGTGGTCGTATCCACTCCGGACATGGCCCGTGAAGTCCTCCAGGGCCAAGATAGTGTCTTCGCGAACCGATCCTCAAGCTTCGTAGCTACATACCTAAGCTATAATCGGGCCGACATGTCCTTTGCCAATTACGGCCCATTTTGGCGTCAAATGCGTAAGATATGTGTCATGAAGCTCTTTAGCCGTAAACGAGTCGAGACTTGGGACTCTGTAGGAGACGAGATCAACAAGATGGTCCAAGCCGTTGCGACTAAAACTGGGTCTCCCACTGATCTCTCTAAGGTGGCTTCAAGTCTTACCAGCCACATTACCTATAAGGCAGCGTTTGGTACCAACTCACGTGAAGGAGAAGAGGGCCAATTTGAAACCATTTTGCAAGAATTCTCGAAGCTTTTCGCGGAGTTTAATGTTGCGGATTTTATACCATGGTTGAGTTGGATATATACAAAAGATTTAAAGAGAAGACTGGTTAATGTAAGAGGGGCACTTGACGTGTTCATTGATAAGCTCATAGATGAACACTTGGCCAAAAAGAGCAACAAGAATAGCAAGGATGAGAATGAAGCTGCAGCTACAGATATGGTGGATGAACTAGTAAGTTTCCTTGATGAAGGTGCTGATCATGAGAACATCAAGTCCACGGACTCGCTATCCACCTTTAAGCTCAATAGAGATAACATCAAAGGTCTTATCATG GATATAATGATTGGTGGAACAGAAACTGTTGCTTCAGTGATTGAGTGGGCGATGACAGAGCTAATGAAGAACCCAGAAGAGCTCAAGAAGGTCCAAGAAGAGCTCTCAAATGTTGTAGGCTTGTGCCGTAGAGTCCAAGACTCCGACCTCGAAAACCTCACGTATCTCAAGTGCACACTCAAAGAAACTCTCCGTCTCCACCCTCCAATCCCCCTCGTCTTCCATGAGACCGCCAAGGATACCATGTTAGCCGGGTATTTGATTCCAGCTCGCTGGAGCGTGGTGATCAACACGTGGGCTATTGGGCGGGACAAGACGGCGTGGGATGAGCCAAACGCATTCAAGCCCTCAAGGTTTTTGGAACCAGGTGCTAAGGATTTTAAGGGAAATGATTTTGAGTTTATTCCTTTTGGGTCAGGAAGGAGGTCTTGCCCAGGCATGCAACTAGGGTTTTATGTATTAGAGAAGTGTGTGGCTGAGCTTGTTCATTGTTTTACTTGGGAGTTACATGGGGGGATGAAAGGTAGTGAGATTGATATGAGTGATAATTTTGGACTCACTACTCCAAAAGCTATTCCTCTTGTTGTGGTGCCGAGTTATCGCCTAGAGTGTGCACTTTGA